Proteins encoded within one genomic window of Sulfurovum sp. XGS-02:
- a CDS encoding molybdopterin-dependent oxidoreductase, whose protein sequence is MTKSMNNENPAFIESRRSFLKGTAYSVAGATLAAGVFKTVADTPAMAETKFTPTPKTLSFYPPLEEWDSFTELSGDDWKRGGTGRHGVQSEDNPDGIKATEYMLVPTSCSNCEASCGLTAWVDLSTYKAGGQLAVRKYMGNPLHSGSRGRNCAKGYATQSQMYDPDRIPFPLKRAPGSKRGEGKWVRTTWDEAMKEIGQKMHDTLKTGDEISKKSIMYHVGRPNENGFGHRVPHSMGIDGYDSHTNICSAGARQGTIQWTNDDRNSPDWSNAKLIFLQSSHAADAGHYFQQAAGRIAEARKKGAKLVVMDPRLSNSAGMADLWVPCWPGTETALYLYLANRILNEKGINGEDLVNHNFVKNWVNWDHLMKDREYLNLLVEKGYIKSVPAGNSYEEFIEMISEMYSPYTLDFVAEECRIEKRIVEKLYDMFIDAGARVATYIWRAGPIGHKGGWMIARSAFLPFVLRGAMAGDKGGVGLHHWHVISVNGKGNAATVDGSAPAKVDVWNEIAWPPEYPLSSYEMSHIMPHLLMDDEWRNKWNAKGLQVPEKLAVWIPRMYNPVWINPDGFRWIEALKREDKIEMSFNLSPTWSETNWYCDYILPVGLAGERHDQHSEATEPKRWLSFRNPALRVALEKMGWKPKDPTRATLEAHIKAGLGEVWEEVEFWANIMTHYVDPDGSLGIRKHWASKEDPSRCVTIAEWYQAAFDNLPNLRKAAKAAYPDSKYPNYEMMRDRGTWLEEANIYKPQERPLKKVGDTYIAHGHEYHESEVTKDEFGVLLATGHDGKETAIGVEVDGELVQGFHTLTKKLDFYCEWFKEWKWPEYAIPIYPTNAEDRKKMTHVVTQVHHDFMQKENEFALNTVFRLPYNIHTRSVNSKHLMEISQNHNPVWIYTEDAKRLGIKRGDAVKVTIQDTVSGLESGYFIAMAVPTEATMPGVLACSHHAGRWKLKNAVEIPGFEHKLGVMGLGAPLYEMTMDGKEGTLKPTEGLDDGMQARKDTWQFKEYNKDLDNIWWDGLSGSWQNAVAPSHPDPIAGNHAWHQKVVMELAGKDDKIGDIYVNYENNMKVYQAWRDKLTRPLDSTDTLRRPQHIKRPCVPLSDKAYAVKIK, encoded by the coding sequence GCGACGCTTGCAGCAGGTGTATTTAAAACTGTAGCTGATACGCCGGCAATGGCAGAAACGAAGTTCACACCTACTCCAAAGACACTTTCATTCTATCCGCCGTTGGAAGAGTGGGATAGCTTTACTGAGTTAAGTGGTGATGACTGGAAAAGAGGTGGTACAGGAAGACATGGTGTTCAGAGCGAAGATAATCCTGATGGGATCAAAGCAACTGAGTATATGCTCGTTCCTACATCATGTTCAAACTGTGAAGCATCATGTGGTCTGACTGCATGGGTTGACCTTTCAACCTATAAGGCTGGTGGACAACTTGCAGTACGTAAATATATGGGTAACCCGCTTCACTCTGGATCTCGCGGTAGAAACTGTGCAAAAGGGTATGCAACACAGTCACAAATGTATGATCCGGATAGAATTCCTTTCCCACTTAAAAGAGCGCCAGGTTCTAAAAGAGGTGAAGGTAAATGGGTAAGAACAACTTGGGATGAAGCGATGAAAGAGATCGGGCAAAAAATGCACGATACACTTAAAACAGGTGATGAGATCTCTAAAAAATCGATCATGTATCACGTTGGACGTCCAAATGAGAATGGTTTTGGTCACCGTGTACCGCACTCTATGGGAATCGATGGGTATGATTCTCATACAAACATCTGTTCTGCAGGTGCTAGACAAGGTACGATCCAGTGGACAAATGATGACAGAAACTCTCCGGATTGGTCAAATGCGAAGTTGATTTTCCTTCAGTCTTCTCACGCAGCGGATGCAGGACACTACTTCCAACAAGCAGCAGGTCGTATCGCTGAGGCACGTAAAAAAGGTGCAAAACTTGTTGTTATGGATCCACGTCTTTCAAACTCAGCTGGTATGGCAGACCTTTGGGTTCCATGTTGGCCAGGAACAGAGACAGCACTCTATCTCTATCTTGCAAACAGAATCTTAAATGAAAAAGGTATCAATGGAGAAGATCTAGTAAACCACAATTTCGTGAAGAATTGGGTAAACTGGGACCACCTCATGAAAGATAGAGAGTATCTTAACCTACTTGTAGAAAAAGGATACATCAAGTCTGTACCTGCAGGTAACTCTTATGAAGAGTTCATCGAAATGATCTCAGAGATGTATAGCCCTTATACACTTGACTTTGTTGCTGAAGAGTGTCGTATCGAAAAGCGTATCGTAGAAAAACTTTACGATATGTTCATTGATGCAGGTGCAAGAGTTGCAACATATATCTGGAGAGCAGGACCGATAGGTCACAAAGGTGGATGGATGATCGCTAGATCAGCATTCTTACCATTCGTTCTTCGTGGTGCTATGGCAGGGGATAAAGGTGGTGTTGGACTTCACCACTGGCATGTTATTTCTGTTAATGGTAAAGGAAATGCTGCAACTGTGGATGGTTCGGCGCCTGCAAAAGTTGACGTATGGAATGAGATCGCTTGGCCGCCTGAATATCCATTGAGTTCTTATGAAATGAGTCATATCATGCCTCACCTTCTTATGGATGACGAGTGGAGAAACAAGTGGAACGCTAAAGGACTTCAGGTTCCTGAAAAACTGGCTGTTTGGATCCCTCGTATGTATAACCCGGTTTGGATCAACCCGGATGGATTCAGATGGATCGAAGCGCTTAAAAGAGAAGATAAGATCGAAATGTCATTCAACCTTTCTCCGACTTGGTCTGAGACAAACTGGTACTGTGACTATATCTTGCCTGTAGGGCTTGCTGGTGAAAGACATGACCAGCACTCAGAAGCAACTGAACCGAAAAGATGGTTAAGTTTCCGTAACCCAGCACTTAGAGTTGCATTGGAAAAAATGGGTTGGAAGCCAAAAGATCCAACAAGAGCTACACTTGAAGCACACATTAAAGCAGGTCTTGGTGAAGTGTGGGAAGAGGTAGAGTTCTGGGCAAACATTATGACACATTATGTAGATCCGGATGGTTCATTGGGTATCAGAAAGCACTGGGCTTCAAAAGAAGACCCAAGCAGATGTGTGACGATCGCTGAGTGGTATCAAGCAGCGTTTGATAACTTGCCTAACCTTAGAAAAGCAGCAAAAGCAGCATACCCTGACTCTAAGTATCCAAACTATGAGATGATGAGAGACAGAGGTACATGGTTAGAAGAGGCTAATATCTATAAACCTCAAGAGAGACCACTGAAAAAAGTAGGTGATACATATATTGCGCATGGTCATGAGTATCATGAAAGTGAAGTCACTAAAGATGAGTTCGGTGTACTTCTTGCAACAGGGCATGATGGTAAAGAGACTGCAATTGGTGTAGAAGTAGACGGTGAACTGGTACAAGGTTTCCATACATTGACTAAAAAACTAGACTTCTACTGTGAGTGGTTCAAAGAGTGGAAATGGCCTGAGTACGCTATACCTATCTATCCGACAAATGCTGAAGATAGAAAGAAAATGACGCATGTTGTAACACAGGTTCACCATGACTTTATGCAAAAAGAGAATGAGTTTGCATTAAATACAGTCTTTAGATTACCGTACAACATTCACACACGTTCAGTGAACTCTAAGCACTTAATGGAGATCTCTCAAAACCATAACCCGGTATGGATCTATACTGAAGATGCGAAGAGACTTGGTATCAAAAGAGGGGATGCAGTGAAGGTAACGATCCAGGATACTGTATCTGGTCTTGAGTCAGGGTACTTCATCGCTATGGCTGTACCGACAGAAGCTACAATGCCTGGTGTACTTGCATGTTCACACCACGCAGGTAGATGGAAACTTAAAAATGCAGTTGAGATCCCTGGATTTGAGCATAAGCTAGGTGTTATGGGTCTTGGTGCACCGCTGTATGAAATGACTATGGATGGTAAAGAAGGAACACTGAAACCAACTGAAGGTCTTGATGACGGTATGCAGGCACGTAAAGATACATGGCAGTTTAAAGAGTATAACAAAGACCTTGACAACATTTGGTGGGATGGTCTTTCTGGTTCATGGCAAAATGCCGTAGCACCTTCACATCCAGATCCAATTGCGGGTAACCATGCATGGCACCAAAAAGTTGTGATGGAACTTGCAGGTAAAGATGATAAGATAGGTGATATTTATGTGAACTATGAGAACAACATGAAAGTGTATCAAGCATGGAGAGACAAATTAACACGTCCTCTTGACAGTACAGATACACTTAGACGTCCTCAACATATCAAACGTCCTTGTGTACCTTTGTCTGACAAAGCATACGCAGTAAAAATCAAGTAA
- a CDS encoding molecular chaperone produces the protein MDLMKQEIENRIAIYALISRLMLVEVDETFLENIEKDERLLSFFPNYRDWSKRKELSRKDLIDQYYNVDFTNLFLMHLVPYESFYTRDDQMIESGGDNPVVELYNELDFRVELDAARVVSADHIGVELEFMYMLCVALQKALIADDKDGICELLQVQRAFLKEHLLEWAPLFLINAKRESRTPLYHDGAELALEFLLSDFEYVTEKLTTYCGDEA, from the coding sequence ATGGATTTAATGAAACAAGAGATAGAAAACCGTATCGCAATTTATGCTTTGATCTCACGATTGATGCTGGTAGAGGTAGATGAAACATTTTTGGAAAACATTGAAAAAGATGAAAGACTTTTATCTTTTTTTCCTAACTACAGGGATTGGTCTAAACGCAAGGAACTCTCAAGAAAAGACCTGATCGATCAATACTATAATGTCGACTTTACCAACCTCTTTTTAATGCACCTTGTACCGTATGAGAGTTTCTATACCAGAGATGATCAAATGATAGAAAGCGGTGGAGACAACCCTGTTGTTGAACTTTACAATGAGTTGGATTTTCGTGTGGAACTGGATGCTGCAAGGGTAGTGAGTGCAGATCATATTGGTGTGGAATTGGAATTTATGTATATGTTATGTGTTGCACTACAGAAGGCTTTGATCGCGGATGACAAAGACGGTATCTGTGAACTCCTTCAGGTACAACGAGCATTCTTAAAAGAACACCTTTTGGAGTGGGCACCGTTATTTCTTATCAATGCAAAACGTGAATCACGTACGCCGCTCTATCATGATGGTGCTGAACTGGCTTTAGAGTTCCTACTCAGTGATTTTGAATACGTGACAGAAAAATTAACAACATATTGTGGGGATGAAGCGTAG
- a CDS encoding 4Fe-4S binding protein, which yields MGLHFDVGACVRATSKFSQCTKCVDICPDSISLVDNLPSFSAATGVEAAACVGICPTEAFALSDFSTTEFFFTFLESKVRLISPKFNVPCISVLSVEHLISLALASEETITIDMSSYDEDSLLFEHIEDRIDEANFVLSSFSTKQLATNHVEAKESTKESEREDEDETVSRRSFLGNASLEGVVKHKKAFDDAVDEDELQHFEIDASVIAKIKDKNLPNKRKILFTTLKRADVPDVFEILPEEEVSFTSQKFVDENCTNCQICYRICPTGALSSDNRFSLIHFDAMLCVKCRLCHDVCEPDAIQLQSGFEIKEFFEPTQRTLATFNIKRCNECGNNFTYTGGEQMCPRCAVEEEEAMFLHENAKRMRGEE from the coding sequence ATGGGGTTACATTTTGATGTGGGTGCGTGTGTAAGAGCGACAAGTAAATTTTCTCAGTGTACCAAGTGTGTGGATATCTGTCCGGACTCTATAAGCCTGGTAGACAATCTTCCTAGTTTCAGTGCGGCTACAGGTGTAGAAGCGGCTGCATGTGTGGGTATCTGTCCTACAGAAGCTTTTGCACTTTCGGATTTCTCTACGACAGAGTTCTTTTTTACTTTTTTAGAATCTAAAGTAAGACTCATCTCGCCAAAGTTCAATGTTCCTTGTATCTCTGTATTGAGTGTAGAACATTTGATCTCGTTGGCTTTGGCAAGCGAGGAGACGATCACGATAGATATGAGTTCTTATGATGAGGATTCCTTACTGTTTGAGCATATTGAAGATCGCATAGATGAGGCAAATTTCGTCTTATCGAGTTTTTCTACAAAACAACTAGCAACGAATCATGTCGAAGCAAAAGAATCAACAAAAGAGAGTGAGAGAGAAGATGAAGATGAAACTGTTTCAAGACGTTCTTTTTTAGGCAATGCTTCACTTGAAGGTGTGGTAAAACACAAAAAAGCATTTGATGATGCAGTAGATGAAGATGAATTGCAGCACTTTGAGATAGATGCTTCCGTCATAGCCAAGATCAAAGATAAAAATCTTCCAAATAAACGAAAGATACTCTTTACAACACTAAAACGTGCAGACGTTCCGGATGTGTTTGAGATACTTCCTGAAGAAGAGGTGAGTTTTACCTCTCAAAAGTTCGTGGATGAGAATTGTACCAACTGTCAGATATGTTATCGTATCTGTCCTACAGGGGCACTTTCATCTGACAATCGGTTCTCACTGATACACTTTGATGCAATGCTTTGCGTGAAGTGTCGCTTGTGCCATGACGTATGTGAACCTGATGCGATACAATTGCAAAGCGGATTTGAGATCAAAGAGTTCTTTGAACCTACACAAAGAACCCTTGCAACGTTTAATATCAAGCGCTGCAATGAGTGCGGTAACAACTTTACCTACACGGGAGGAGAACAGATGTGCCCGCGTTGTGCTGTGGAAGAAGAAGAAGCGATGTTTCTACATGAAAATGCCAAACGTATGAGAGGGGAGGAGTAG
- a CDS encoding malic enzyme-like NAD(P)-binding protein, which yields MSEIKKEEVLAYHKQGKIGIELTKPCDTQHELSLAYTPGVAIPCLEIAKDQNLSFEYTNRSNLVAVISDGSAVLGLGNIGPLASKPVMEGKSVLFKKFADVDAFDIELDVHSVDEIITACKAISPTFGGINLEDIKAPQCFEIEKKLQETLDIPVFHDDQHGTAIITTAGLMNVLELTGKKVDEIKIVVNGAGAAGISCAKMYKRLGVKNIVMCDSKGVLTTERTDMNVYKAPFAIETDAKTLDDAIENADMFLGLSVAGALSKQMVAKMAPEPIIFALANPVPEILPSEVKEVRDDAIIGTGRSDYPNQINNVLGFPFIFRGALDMHAKKITEGMKMAAAKALAALAKEPVPDYVKAAYKNDTIAYGKEHIIPLPFNKEALVWVASAVAKTAFEEGVARVEHYDHESYKEQLRCIIYGCPENK from the coding sequence ATGTCTGAAATCAAAAAAGAAGAAGTACTCGCATACCATAAGCAAGGGAAGATAGGTATAGAGCTTACGAAACCCTGTGACACACAACATGAACTCTCACTTGCCTACACCCCCGGTGTAGCGATACCCTGTCTTGAAATAGCAAAGGATCAAAATCTCTCTTTTGAATATACCAATCGCTCTAATCTGGTTGCAGTGATCTCTGACGGTTCGGCTGTACTAGGACTGGGGAACATCGGACCTCTTGCATCCAAACCTGTCATGGAAGGGAAATCAGTACTGTTTAAAAAGTTTGCGGATGTAGATGCTTTTGATATAGAACTGGATGTGCACAGTGTAGATGAGATCATCACTGCATGTAAAGCAATTTCGCCTACTTTCGGTGGGATCAACCTTGAAGATATCAAAGCCCCTCAATGTTTTGAGATAGAAAAAAAGTTACAAGAAACACTGGATATCCCTGTGTTTCATGATGACCAGCATGGAACGGCTATCATTACGACTGCTGGATTGATGAATGTACTCGAACTGACAGGTAAAAAAGTCGATGAGATCAAAATAGTCGTCAACGGTGCAGGTGCTGCGGGTATCTCATGTGCAAAAATGTATAAGCGTCTGGGTGTCAAAAATATCGTGATGTGTGATAGTAAAGGGGTGCTTACCACAGAGAGAACAGACATGAATGTCTATAAAGCACCTTTTGCTATAGAAACAGATGCCAAGACACTCGATGATGCGATAGAGAATGCTGATATGTTTTTAGGTTTGAGTGTTGCAGGCGCATTGAGCAAGCAGATGGTAGCCAAAATGGCACCTGAGCCTATTATCTTTGCTTTAGCAAATCCGGTGCCTGAAATTTTACCTTCTGAAGTGAAAGAAGTACGTGATGATGCGATCATCGGAACAGGACGTTCTGACTATCCAAATCAGATCAACAATGTATTGGGGTTCCCTTTTATCTTCAGAGGTGCATTGGACATGCATGCAAAGAAGATCACAGAAGGTATGAAAATGGCAGCGGCTAAAGCACTTGCGGCTTTAGCGAAAGAGCCTGTACCTGACTATGTCAAGGCCGCCTATAAGAATGATACGATAGCCTATGGAAAAGAGCATATTATTCCTTTACCTTTTAACAAAGAAGCCTTGGTCTGGGTTGCTTCAGCTGTAGCAAAAACCGCCTTTGAAGAGGGAGTTGCACGGGTAGAACATTATGATCATGAGAGCTATAAAGAGCAATTACGATGTATTATTTATGGTTGTCCTGAGAACAAGTGA
- a CDS encoding DUF2868 domain-containing protein, with protein MHIKTYVNLYELLALDPATREENRAFGLTHVMLKNKPIEQLLAWVEKHQSRLKKPLLSDTFSSYLYRVTFVLVLIAFALGLLSGVALLSYSGDEPVNVIYFMAVTVFLPIFTMLLTFFAMFRTRSAENVLIHLSPAFWMEKIMGVLPGRAEEQIKGVKINPLLANWIIIKRSQIIVLFFSLGLLLALLGVIVTKDIAFAWSTTLHISPEEFQRFLHTIAFPWREFAASAVPSLELIEQSQYFRLGTTLDEEMIAHASDLGEWWKFLALSTLWYAIFLRFCIFILASFGLRSAIKKSLFTLHGTAQLLREINEPIISTHADRNEKVVLSGDGKYGRIVNTLDASYDGIQGWAIPHDALLVLAESRKIIAPVQCEVGGRNTLEEDTEIIFKSHGEILLFVKAWEPPTMDFVDYLSELTRRVDKVIVAPVGTAENHYEASPKALDVWENKLSMLSDRKVWLKRSGTEAPGKEAHNA; from the coding sequence ATGCATATAAAAACCTATGTAAATCTTTATGAACTATTGGCATTAGATCCTGCTACACGGGAAGAGAACCGTGCATTTGGTTTGACCCATGTGATGTTAAAAAACAAACCCATTGAACAACTTTTAGCATGGGTTGAGAAGCATCAATCCCGTCTGAAAAAACCGCTTTTATCCGACACTTTTTCCTCTTATCTCTACAGGGTCACGTTTGTACTTGTATTGATCGCATTTGCCTTGGGACTATTGTCCGGTGTGGCTCTGCTCTCTTACAGTGGAGATGAACCGGTCAATGTCATCTATTTTATGGCTGTCACTGTGTTTCTCCCGATCTTTACTATGCTGCTTACATTTTTTGCGATGTTTAGGACCAGGAGTGCTGAGAATGTTCTGATACACCTTTCGCCTGCTTTTTGGATGGAAAAGATAATGGGGGTTTTGCCCGGCAGAGCAGAAGAGCAGATCAAAGGGGTGAAGATAAACCCTTTACTTGCAAACTGGATCATCATTAAACGTTCACAGATCATTGTGTTGTTTTTTTCACTTGGGCTGCTCTTGGCACTTTTGGGTGTGATCGTGACTAAAGATATCGCCTTTGCATGGAGTACAACCCTGCATATCTCTCCTGAGGAATTTCAACGTTTTTTACATACGATAGCATTTCCATGGAGAGAATTTGCCGCGTCTGCCGTGCCGTCACTTGAACTCATAGAGCAAAGTCAATATTTCAGACTGGGTACTACGCTGGATGAAGAGATGATCGCACATGCATCCGATCTTGGAGAGTGGTGGAAGTTTTTGGCTCTTTCTACCCTGTGGTATGCCATTTTCTTACGTTTTTGTATATTCATCCTCGCTTCTTTTGGATTGAGAAGTGCCATCAAGAAATCGCTTTTCACGTTACATGGGACGGCACAACTCCTTAGAGAGATCAATGAACCTATCATCTCTACACATGCAGATAGAAATGAAAAGGTAGTGCTATCAGGAGATGGAAAGTATGGCCGGATCGTCAACACATTGGATGCCTCTTATGATGGGATACAAGGATGGGCCATACCGCATGATGCACTTTTGGTATTGGCTGAAAGTAGGAAGATCATTGCACCGGTACAATGTGAAGTCGGGGGTAGAAACACGCTTGAGGAAGATACGGAGATCATTTTTAAAAGTCATGGTGAAATACTTTTGTTTGTAAAGGCATGGGAGCCTCCGACAATGGATTTTGTAGATTATCTTAGTGAATTGACCCGCAGAGTTGATAAAGTGATAGTAGCACCCGTAGGCACGGCAGAAAATCATTATGAGGCATCCCCTAAAGCGCTGGATGTCTGGGAAAACAAACTTTCTATGCTTAGCGACAGGAAAGTGTGGTTAAAAAGATCCGGTACTGAAGCACCGGGCAAGGAGGCACACAATGCCTAG
- a CDS encoding DUF3482 domain-containing protein yields MPSRREIDVSHPTFAVVGHPNKGKSAIVSSLALDDSVQISDIPGTTIEKRSFPLTVDGKILYELYDTPGFQRARKVLAWLEKHDVPANKKHEVVEAFIDTHKEDERFHDEIELLEPIMEGAGIIYVVDGSQPYGEEYETEMEILRWTGQPSMALINHIDETDYSEEWKRALEHYFKMVRTFNPMQSDFGQHTSILESMAQMKEEWIAPLKASIKLFKQYQEQMLERSAAHIARLVYDAVSAVEILSFDTHAASDEERETIETRYKDRLRDLEVAAQKDIEEIWNHDHLQKKEKVLTFEGMDLFSEETASVFGLTRKELLMTGVTSGAVTGAGIDLLFAGHTLLLGGAIGALVGGTGAYFGFNELSEIKVLGKTMGRRYLEMGPMENRNFPYILLGRAIYHTMKVAQTSHAKREVFDMEMDQTFKEKWLDDTSRKSLEKYHKKFRSGAALQPGELKAYELLIHQLLKRLIDA; encoded by the coding sequence ATGCCTAGTCGTAGAGAGATCGATGTGTCCCACCCGACATTTGCAGTGGTGGGGCATCCGAACAAAGGGAAAAGTGCCATTGTCTCATCTTTAGCACTGGATGACTCTGTACAGATATCTGATATACCCGGGACCACCATAGAGAAACGCTCTTTCCCTTTAACGGTGGATGGAAAGATTTTATATGAACTGTATGACACACCTGGTTTTCAAAGGGCACGGAAGGTACTCGCTTGGCTGGAAAAACATGATGTCCCTGCAAATAAAAAACATGAAGTGGTAGAGGCATTTATTGATACGCATAAAGAGGATGAACGTTTTCATGATGAAATAGAACTTCTTGAACCTATCATGGAAGGGGCAGGTATCATTTATGTGGTAGACGGTTCCCAACCTTATGGAGAAGAGTACGAAACCGAGATGGAGATACTTCGCTGGACAGGGCAGCCCTCTATGGCACTGATCAACCATATTGATGAAACAGATTACAGTGAAGAGTGGAAGCGGGCACTGGAACATTATTTCAAGATGGTACGTACCTTTAATCCGATGCAGTCCGACTTTGGGCAGCATACCAGTATACTGGAGAGTATGGCCCAGATGAAAGAAGAGTGGATAGCCCCGCTCAAAGCATCGATCAAACTTTTTAAACAGTATCAGGAACAGATGCTTGAGCGCAGTGCGGCACACATTGCGAGATTGGTGTATGATGCTGTCAGTGCTGTGGAGATACTCTCTTTTGATACCCATGCGGCGAGTGATGAAGAGAGAGAAACAATTGAAACACGCTATAAAGACCGGTTACGTGATCTAGAAGTTGCAGCACAAAAGGACATAGAAGAGATCTGGAACCATGATCACCTTCAAAAAAAAGAGAAAGTCCTAACGTTTGAAGGGATGGATCTTTTTTCGGAAGAGACAGCTTCTGTGTTTGGATTGACACGTAAAGAACTACTTATGACAGGCGTCACCTCAGGTGCAGTCACGGGTGCGGGTATCGACCTACTGTTTGCAGGGCATACACTTCTTTTAGGTGGAGCCATAGGGGCATTGGTAGGTGGAACAGGTGCCTATTTCGGTTTCAACGAGCTTTCAGAGATAAAAGTCCTGGGGAAAACAATGGGTCGGCGCTATTTGGAGATGGGACCCATGGAGAATAGAAATTTTCCTTATATCTTACTGGGGCGTGCCATCTATCATACGATGAAGGTCGCACAAACTTCCCATGCCAAAAGAGAAGTGTTCGATATGGAAATGGATCAGACATTTAAAGAGAAATGGCTGGATGATACATCAAGAAAGTCCTTAGAAAAATACCATAAAAAATTTCGTTCAGGCGCTGCTCTTCAGCCAGGAGAACTCAAAGCGTATGAACTACTCATTCATCAACTATTAAAGCGTTTGATCGATGCCTGA
- a CDS encoding phosphatidylglycerophosphatase A, whose amino-acid sequence MTIQKLFLTFFGAGLSPKAPGTVGSLASLPVGVALIHYFGTETLFMLTLAITVIGIFEVNKYEQATGIHDHQQIVIDETAGMWLSLMIAYSTAVTMNYPYAELLALIFSFTAFRLFDIWKPSTIGWIDRELKGGLGVMLDDVLAGIAGGFLSAAILMAIERLI is encoded by the coding sequence ATGACAATACAAAAACTTTTTCTCACCTTCTTTGGTGCCGGACTTAGCCCCAAAGCACCCGGTACCGTAGGTTCCTTGGCTTCACTTCCTGTAGGCGTGGCTCTGATTCACTACTTTGGTACAGAAACACTTTTTATGCTGACGCTTGCCATTACCGTTATAGGTATCTTTGAAGTGAATAAATATGAACAGGCTACAGGGATCCATGACCATCAGCAGATCGTCATAGATGAAACAGCAGGTATGTGGCTTAGCCTGATGATCGCCTATTCAACCGCTGTTACCATGAACTACCCTTATGCCGAACTCCTGGCACTCATATTCAGTTTTACGGCATTCCGTCTTTTTGACATCTGGAAACCCTCAACCATAGGCTGGATAGACAGAGAACTTAAAGGCGGACTTGGCGTGATGCTCGATGATGTCTTGGCCGGGATCGCCGGTGGATTTTTAAGTGCTGCGATACTGATGGCGATCGAGAGACTTATTTAA
- a CDS encoding sulfate adenylyltransferase, whose translation MAYSKRNKSLYIDTEALSTLALVKAGLISPVEKLMNKEEAQNVDETKMYKGVPFPFSFILAPQGKKNHQTLQTLQKNDIVSLINDGNIVGELIVEETFEVDPAQRLQNIYGTSDTTHPGVRNTISRLGKIAVSGEYTVTYPLIQDNMKRIRNMITKTGAKHISSMMLAANPLNRAHERMIREAITNSDLLVIFLRKPFTSEGLRYDIRHNALTTFVDNFLPRNKVLIIPFENTYIFAGYNELILDALLAKNYGCNQLVIGKNHGGLGLYYDKNRLSSVFDRCQDINIEIKTIDELVYCDTCKTLVSTRTCPHGQHHHVHYDSASIMKLIQAGLIPPSILVRKEVSANILAALLPDRFENLQEMHYSLMPGSGLLEQQSEEQFYLKLIELYQTSSLT comes from the coding sequence ATGGCCTATTCAAAAAGAAATAAATCACTCTATATAGATACTGAGGCCCTTTCTACCCTAGCCTTGGTAAAGGCAGGGCTTATCTCTCCTGTAGAGAAGCTGATGAATAAAGAAGAGGCCCAAAATGTGGATGAGACCAAAATGTACAAAGGCGTACCTTTTCCTTTCTCTTTTATACTTGCACCTCAGGGTAAAAAAAATCATCAAACCTTGCAGACGCTACAAAAAAATGACATTGTTTCACTCATCAATGATGGGAATATCGTGGGTGAACTGATAGTGGAAGAGACATTTGAGGTAGACCCTGCGCAGCGTCTACAGAATATCTATGGAACTTCGGACACGACACACCCGGGCGTGAGAAACACCATATCGAGACTAGGTAAAATCGCTGTATCCGGGGAGTATACTGTCACTTATCCACTGATACAAGACAATATGAAGCGCATCAGAAACATGATTACAAAGACAGGGGCCAAACATATCTCATCGATGATGCTTGCAGCGAACCCTTTGAACCGTGCACACGAAAGAATGATACGTGAAGCCATCACCAATTCCGATCTTCTTGTGATCTTTTTGCGAAAACCTTTTACTTCTGAAGGGCTTCGTTATGACATACGCCATAATGCACTCACGACTTTTGTCGATAACTTTTTACCACGCAACAAGGTCCTTATTATTCCATTTGAGAACACCTATATCTTTGCGGGTTATAATGAACTCATTTTGGATGCGCTTTTAGCAAAAAATTATGGATGTAACCAGCTGGTCATAGGTAAAAACCATGGTGGACTGGGGTTATATTATGATAAAAACCGTCTAAGTTCTGTCTTTGATCGATGCCAGGATATCAATATTGAGATCAAAACCATCGATGAGCTTGTCTATTGTGATACATGTAAAACACTTGTCAGCACACGGACCTGTCCCCATGGACAACACCACCATGTACACTATGACTCAGCCTCTATTATGAAACTCATACAGGCGGGGCTTATTCCCCCTTCTATCCTAGTAAGAAAAGAGGTCTCTGCAAATATACTCGCAGCACTTTTACCCGATAGATTTGAAAACCTTCAAGAGATGCATTACTCTTTGATGCCGGGTTCGGGTCTCTTGGAACAACAGAGTGAAGAACAGTTCTATCTGAAACTCATTGAACTCTACCAAACATCATCACTGACGTAA